In Poecilia reticulata strain Guanapo linkage group LG15, Guppy_female_1.0+MT, whole genome shotgun sequence, the sequence gttcaaacatttgtgttaaaaaaaaaaagaaagaaaaaaaaaaaacagctctttACTTTGGCGGACTGTTCTCGGGCCGACTGGACCAGTCCCATATCCAGTCGgcatttttcttcatcagacTCTCCACTTCACGTCTTCTCTCTTGAAAGTCTTCATCTGACTGGAAAAATAAGACAGCAATGAAAACCGTCTGCGTTTTAAAACGATACGTGAGCAACGGATGATTTTCAGGGTGTACAATGGCTATGAAGCCCAAGATTAGCGTTAGCAGTATTAAGGCTGATTCACTTGCATAAACTAAGCCTGAATGCACAAATAAGAACCTCCCTGTACAGGAATGCTGGAGTTATTAGGACACATTTTCTTGTTCCTGCTTTGACATGTCAAACATAGTGCTGCTACAGTCTTGAAAATGTGTACCATATTATATTACACCGCTTGAACATTTTGTTACGTTATAACCACAGAAATTGGTTTTATTATAGACCATCATGTGAGAATGGAAAGAGTGTGGCACCacaccacaaaaaaagaaaaaagaacagaaagtcTGCATTtttgcagagagaaaaaccaTTAGAAGAGTTGTTTAAACGTCACCACCAGCGATGTAAGGGACACAACAGGAGTTCTGGTCAGATGTGACCAAATTTAAAGACGCTGGCCTACAAGCAAACTGATGTGCACTGCGGAAAACTAACTCGACACCTCCCTTGAACGCACCATCGCCAAGTGAAGCACGGTAGAGGCAACATCCTCTGTGGTGATATggaaaagatggatggagttaaatacaTGGTAGGCGTGGAAGTTAAAAGGCtttaaaagacttgaaactggAGTAGCTGTCTCAGATGCTATCTGACTTAGGTTGAGCTATTTTGTAAACACAAATGGGCAAAAATCCCAGGCTGCAGACTTGCAAAGCCGACAGTCACATACCGCAGAAGACCTCCAATTGCAATTGCAGCACAAGGTGGttctaaaaactatttttcagttgaatgtgggaaaaaaaaaaaaagatcaaggaacattgatacatttttcaggaaatgtacaaaaaactAAGTCGTTCCAACATATTCTACCTGAGAGCTGTTTCCCTCTGAGCCTCTCCACAGAAGAAGGGGAGTCTGTGATCTGAGTGGGCTGTTGCGGAGAAGAAAATACATAACAGAGACGTGAACACAcccgcagcagcagcttcttggGTAATAGGTGTTGCACAACCAACGTTGAAAAAACAGCACTGACTCTTCttcctcattttttatttttttttttattattattttgcagaCCAACCTGTTGCACTGGGAACTTCCTTTGGAGCTGCTCCTGCCTGACTCGTGCTGCGCTTCTAGGAGCATTTTCTCCACGTCCCCCTCCTGACTGGACGTGGGAATGAGCTCCTGGCTTCCTCGGTGACTGGTACCTTGGGAGCCAGTTCCACTGAAATGCAGCTCTACCCAGGAACCTTAGGATAGACAGTGTCTACACATGAATGTTcgttatccttttttttttttttttttttttttttacaggcgTATTGGTAACAACTCTCACGAAGGGTAAAATGCACAGCAGAACTAACAGTTCACACTctgagggggaggaggagggggacaCCATTAAATATAGACGCAACAACGCGTTTCTAATGTTTTATATATCAT encodes:
- the bnip4 gene encoding BCL2/adenovirus E1B 19 kDa protein-interacting protein 3, whose translation is MSLQKDASSDESLQGSWVELHFSGTGSQGTSHRGSQELIPTSSQEGDVEKMLLEAQHESGRSSSKGSSQCNSPLRSQTPLLLWRGSEGNSSQSDEDFQERRREVESLMKKNADWIWDWSSRPENSPPKEFLLKNPKRSTSLSIRNTSVMKKGGILSADFLKIFLPSLIISHILAVGLGIFIGKRLTSHNTY